A portion of the Phocoena sinus isolate mPhoSin1 chromosome 9, mPhoSin1.pri, whole genome shotgun sequence genome contains these proteins:
- the ABHD12B gene encoding protein ABHD12B — MVAQNLRSFPYSCSTLRRKTSTLGTSFISKSLKEHIFPPLMNMLIIFNLFRAPFLADLKKPELKIPHTVNFYIKVEPRVILGIWHTVPSCRGEDAKGKGLSWYEAALHDGNPIIVYLHGSAEHRTAPHRLEIVKVLSDGGFHVSSVDYRGFGDSTGKLMEEGLTSDTICVYEWTKARSGTTPVCLWGHSLGTGVTTNAAKVLEGEGFPVDTIILEAPFTNIWVASINYPLLKIYQKLPGFLSTVMYALRKEEPVYLDENVKFLSSPLLIIHGEDDETVSLEFGKKLYEISHNAYRNKERVKMVIFPPGFQHNFLCKSSTLLKTMRDFLSQQWA, encoded by the coding sequence ATGGTCGCACAGAACCTGAGATCTTTCCCATACTCCTGTTCAACACTCAGAAGAAAAACTTCCACTCTGGGTACCAGCTTTATAAGTAAATCATTAAAAGAACATATTTTCCCTCCTCTGATGAACATGCTGATTATTTTCAACCTTTTCAGAGCACCATTTCTTGCGGATTTAAAGAAACCAGAGTTAAAGATTCCTCACACAGTGAACTTCTACATCAAAGTTGAACCTAGGGTGATTCTGGGTATCTGGCACACAGTTCCTAGCTGCCGGGGGGAGGATGCTAAGGGGAAGGGCCTTAGCTGGTATGAAGCAGCTCTCCATGATGGCAACCCAATTATTGTTTATCTTCATGGCAGTGCAGAACACAGGACAGCTCCTCATAGACTTGAGATAGTAAAGGTGCTGAGTGATGGTGGTTTTCATGTCTCATCTGTTGACTATAGAGGGTTTGGGGACTCGACGGGTAAGCTGATGGAGGAGGGGCTGACTTCAGATACTATTTGTGTCTACGAGTGGACCAAGGCAAGAAGTGGTACCACCCCGGTGTGTCTCTGGGGCCACTCTCTGGGAACAGGAGTTACAACAAATGCTGCAAAAGTTCTAGAAGGGGAAGGATTCCCAGTTGATACTATTATCCTGGAAGCTCCATTTACCAACATATGGGTTGCAAGTATCAATTATCCCTTGTTAAAGATTTACCAGAAACTTCCAGGATTTTTAAGCACAGTTATGTATGCCCTGAGGAAAGAGGAACCAGTCTACCTCGATGAAAATGTTAAATTCCTGTCTTCTCCCCTTCTTATCATACACGGTGAGGATGACGAAACAGTGTCTTTGGAATTTGGAAAAAAGCTCTATGAAATTTCACACAATGCATATAGGAACAAAGAGAGGGTGAAGATGGTAATCTTTCCTCCTGGCTTCCAACACAACTTCCTTTGTAAAAGCTCGACACTGTTAAAAACCATGAGAGATTTCCTGAGCCAGCAGTGGGCATGA